The Procambarus clarkii isolate CNS0578487 chromosome 39, FALCON_Pclarkii_2.0, whole genome shotgun sequence region GTCATcggtcacttccggcacgtgacctcacctggccaatcaagTGCCGGGTGTGTcacgacgtcttggcgggaaacataATGGCTCGACACCGTCTTGTGCCCAAAAAGGCGTAAGCTTTGCATTATAAAATTTTGCTGGTTTTTTTACAGCCAGCTTAAACACGCTCCatgctttcccacacatgaaaatgttccctgaacatcataGAATACTTtaggctacggagatatgactcttctaagctgggaaggaagaaatataggggttGGACACCGTCACAATTTGTACCTTATGTTCTCATGTTATAAAGTATAATGTTATTCCAGAAATGTATTGCTTTGTCTAAGAGACAATTCACATCACATTGGGAGGATTGTAACGcagatgtagtaattattcccttgcaaaagaaaacaaGTGACTGTTTACAATCAATTATGGTAAACAATCTGTTTAccataataattttatttttagcagatttagtattttactGCTCTATTCTTGCTTTCCTTATTGTACCTTGACTCCATTGCATCCacatgcaagctgatattgatACTGAACAAAATCTACTATCTCAAATTTTCAATAACCtggtctaaaaaaaaaataaattcacTGGTCATCACCacactgcaggtattacacagcacaccaggcaaaaaacaaactccgaaATAACACTTGCTTATCAGTcttcaaccaaaatgtcagaacacttagtaaacattttgatgatataaatgcactactctcaGCGCTGGGTACTAAacaatcgttcattattttaacagaaacctggctaagtaaagaccatacCCAACTTTTCAACTGAGCTGGTTAtagagccattcataactgtagacctaacaaaaaaggaggtggcacagctatataccaCCAAGATAACTTCatctgcaacagtgtcattagtgatagagatgactactgtgaatttacttttgctcagttttcaattaaatcccttaaatcctccttgactattggagccatttatagatttcccaatactaacatagctgcaTTCACAGATAACttgaggaatcttatcataaacaacaactTCAACAAAAGTCACATAGTTCTGGGCagtgacttcaatattgacctagggcaacAAAATAGTCCTCAAGTCGACTATTTCCTTAacggcatgaactcctgtatactcatccccgcaatcaccaggcccacccgattcACTCAAACACCCgctactaccctggatcacttatggaccaacataacagctcccctcacATCTGGTAtattcactgacagaacaactgaccactatcctaccttccttgtagcgaacatgtccataacaccaccagctaaCACGAAAATTACCTTTAAGTTACACAGTGAAGcaccaataggcaatctcacaaatgccgatCTCTCACCGATCAGCCCTACAGAGGTAGTGTCCATCATTCACCCACTAAAATCCAAAGCTGACAACATTAGTAAAATACCatccatggtatacaagagtgccgCCCATGCCCTTGCACGTCCCATTGCCttgctgttcaataaatctctagaatgtcataccttccctgacatACTTAAAAAAGCaaaagtaacgccagtccataaaggaggtaacacggcagacataaataattacagacctatataaAATCTATctttattatcaaaaatatttgaaaaaattatttacaaacagctctattccgatctcgtaaaattcaatatactaagaccatatcagtttggcttccgctcccaaaagatacCAATGATgcgattgttagtctgcttgacttaatccactcagcccttgacaaatgtgagtttccgattggactcttcattgacctgacaaaggcgtttgatactgttaaccataactacctcttaaacTCCAACATTATGGAATCAGTGGCCTTGccatgaactatatccgatcctatcttagtgacagacaccaatatgtggcCATTATTGACGTAACCTCTCCTACTCTACCTCTAAACGTAGGGGTGCCAAAGGgtagcatcctaggacctctcctattttttaaatacatcaatgatctgcctaatgtctctaatatgctTAAACCaaatatgtttgctgatgatactactctcatctactctgaccccaacccattcATATTAAACAATGTTATAaacaatgaactaaaaaaagttcacttatggatgtcatccagcaaacttacactaaacatagaaaagacctactacagcttttttggaagcaaatcaacaaatgcaattcagcttcagatagataatataaacattagcaataaaaatgatggaaagttccttggcctttacttagacaagagactcaacctcagcacccacattcaacacataacaaaaaaggtttctaaaactgttggtatactctctaagatcagatattacatACCCTATTCtgttctcctctcactctattatacaCTTATcaatccctatc contains the following coding sequences:
- the LOC138372677 gene encoding uncharacterized protein, which gives rise to MSITPPANTKITFKLHSEAPIGNLTNADLSPISPTEVVSIIHPLKSKADNISKIPSMVYKSAAHALARPIALLFNKSLECHTFPDILKKAKVTPVHKGALFRSRKIQYTKTISVWLPLPKDTNDAIVSLLDLIHSALDKCEFPIGLFIDLTKAFDTVNHNYLLNSNIMESVALP